From Rhea pennata isolate bPtePen1 chromosome 37, bPtePen1.pri, whole genome shotgun sequence, a single genomic window includes:
- the TINF2 gene encoding TERF1-interacting nuclear factor 2 isoform X4, producing MGGSDVSPTVALRLALAGAWHAVRGRSLGQFPRVLGLLDAVGRAAPGAVRYRHGARLRLGLQAAVVMQMLREAQPDGKVLDAVDSFFPEGEAPGAGHGHASPRDLAMVAEAQESFRELVLALLGDRGRRAAYLQGAAGREYGEPFLRALERLLFEYLRRLEGALPPPDLRQLQEAVRRHAPPGPRPRDLPILSRYLADMGYAHCGPLPRPLSSAPPPPPRTPGSLRREPPRRVPSRPGLRRLRPLQAPPLDGPRRPGPSPGAPPPAAK from the exons ATGGGCGGAAGTGACGTCAG ccccaccgTGGCGCTGCGGCTGGCGCTGGCGGGGGCGTGGCACGCGGTGCGGGGGCGGAGCCTGGGCCAGTTCCCCCGGGTGCTGGGGCTCCTCGACGCcgtggggcgggcggcgccgggggccgtgCGCTACCGCCATGGCGCCCGCCTCCGCCTGGGCCTCCAGGCCGCC GTGGTGATGCAGATGCTGCGGGAGGCGCAGCCCGACGGGAAGGTGCTGGACGCCGTCGACTCCTTCTTCCCCGAGGGCGAGGCGCCGGGGGCGGGCCACGGCCACGCC AGCCCGCGGGACCTGGCGATGGTGGCGGAGGCGCAGGAGAGCTTCCGGGAACTGGTGCTGGCGTTACTGGGGGaccggggccggcgggcggcctACCTGCAG GGCGCGGCGGGCCGCGAGTACGGCGAGCCCTTCCTGCGGGCCCTCGAGCGCCTGCTCTTCGAGTACCTGCGGCGGCTGGAGGGCGCCCTGCCCCCCCCCGACCTGCGCCAG CTGCAGGAGGCCGTCCGGCGCCAcgccccgccggggccccgcccccgggACCTGCCAATCCTGAGCCGTTACCTGGCCGACATGGGCTACGCCCACTGCG GCCCTTTGCCCCGCCCCTTGagctccgccccgccgccgcctccccggacgcctgggtccctccgccgggagccgccccgCCG GGTCCCATCCCGCCCCGGGCTCCGGAGGCTCCGCCCCCTCCAGGCTCCGCCCCTGG atgggcccaggcgtccgggcccctcccCCGGGGCGCCGCCCCCCGCTGCCAAATAA
- the TINF2 gene encoding TERF1-interacting nuclear factor 2 isoform X1: protein MGGSDVSPTVALRLALAGAWHAVRGRSLGQFPRVLGLLDAVGRAAPGAVRYRHGARLRLGLQAAVVMQMLREAQPDGKVLDAVDSFFPEGEAPGAGHGHASPRDLAMVAEAQESFRELVLALLGDRGRRAAYLQCLAGRGGPRVRRALPAGPRAPALRVPAAAGGRPAPPRPAPAAGGRPAPRPAGAPPPGPANPEPLPGRHGLRPLRPFAPPLELRPAAASPDAWVPPPGAAPPGPIPPRAPEAPPPPGSAPGWAQASGPLPRGAAPRCQIKSHGAPPRLPHSAPPRPPRLPIGPCAGTAAPHWSAPPLPVRPQRGGGGRGLNHASRRGGGGGRERAGA from the exons ATGGGCGGAAGTGACGTCAG ccccaccgTGGCGCTGCGGCTGGCGCTGGCGGGGGCGTGGCACGCGGTGCGGGGGCGGAGCCTGGGCCAGTTCCCCCGGGTGCTGGGGCTCCTCGACGCcgtggggcgggcggcgccgggggccgtgCGCTACCGCCATGGCGCCCGCCTCCGCCTGGGCCTCCAGGCCGCC GTGGTGATGCAGATGCTGCGGGAGGCGCAGCCCGACGGGAAGGTGCTGGACGCCGTCGACTCCTTCTTCCCCGAGGGCGAGGCGCCGGGGGCGGGCCACGGCCACGCC AGCCCGCGGGACCTGGCGATGGTGGCGGAGGCGCAGGAGAGCTTCCGGGAACTGGTGCTGGCGTTACTGGGGGaccggggccggcgggcggcctACCTGCAG tgcctcgCAGGGCGCGGCGGGCCGCGAGTACGGCGAGCCCTTCCTGCGGGCCCTCGAGCGCCTGCTCTTCGAGTACCTGCGGCGGCTGGAGGGCGCCCTGCCCCCCCCCGACCTGCGCCAG CTGCAGGAGGCCGTCCGGCGCCAcgccccgccggggccccgcccccgggACCTGCCAATCCTGAGCCGTTACCTGGCCGACATGGGCTACGCCCACTGCG GCCCTTTGCCCCGCCCCTTGagctccgccccgccgccgcctccccggacgcctgggtccctccgccgggagccgccccgCCG GGTCCCATCCCGCCCCGGGCTCCGGAGGCTCCGCCCCCTCCAGGCTCCGCCCCTGG atgggcccaggcgtccgggcccctcccCCGGGGCGCCGCCCCCCGCTGCCAAATAAAGAGCCATGGAGCGCCGCCCCGCCTGCCACATTctgcgccgccccgccccccccgcctTCCCATTGGCCCGTGCGCGGGCACCGCGGCGCCTCATTGgtccgccccgcccctccccgtTCGCCCTCaacgcggggggggggggagggggctgaaCCATGCGTCcaggcgcgggggggggggggggagagagagggcgGGGGCGTAA
- the TINF2 gene encoding TERF1-interacting nuclear factor 2 isoform X2 — MGGSDVSPTVALRLALAGAWHAVRGRSLGQFPRVLGLLDAVGRAAPGAVRYRHGARLRLGLQAAVVMQMLREAQPDGKSPRDLAMVAEAQESFRELVLALLGDRGRRAAYLQCLAGRGGPRVRRALPAGPRAPALRVPAAAGGRPAPPRPAPAAGGRPAPRPAGAPPPGPANPEPLPGRHGLRPLRPFAPPLELRPAAASPDAWVPPPGAAPPGPIPPRAPEAPPPPGSAPGWAQASGPLPRGAAPRCQIKSHGAPPRLPHSAPPRPPRLPIGPCAGTAAPHWSAPPLPVRPQRGGGGRGLNHASRRGGGGGRERAGA; from the exons ATGGGCGGAAGTGACGTCAG ccccaccgTGGCGCTGCGGCTGGCGCTGGCGGGGGCGTGGCACGCGGTGCGGGGGCGGAGCCTGGGCCAGTTCCCCCGGGTGCTGGGGCTCCTCGACGCcgtggggcgggcggcgccgggggccgtgCGCTACCGCCATGGCGCCCGCCTCCGCCTGGGCCTCCAGGCCGCC GTGGTGATGCAGATGCTGCGGGAGGCGCAGCCCGACGGGAAG AGCCCGCGGGACCTGGCGATGGTGGCGGAGGCGCAGGAGAGCTTCCGGGAACTGGTGCTGGCGTTACTGGGGGaccggggccggcgggcggcctACCTGCAG tgcctcgCAGGGCGCGGCGGGCCGCGAGTACGGCGAGCCCTTCCTGCGGGCCCTCGAGCGCCTGCTCTTCGAGTACCTGCGGCGGCTGGAGGGCGCCCTGCCCCCCCCCGACCTGCGCCAG CTGCAGGAGGCCGTCCGGCGCCAcgccccgccggggccccgcccccgggACCTGCCAATCCTGAGCCGTTACCTGGCCGACATGGGCTACGCCCACTGCG GCCCTTTGCCCCGCCCCTTGagctccgccccgccgccgcctccccggacgcctgggtccctccgccgggagccgccccgCCG GGTCCCATCCCGCCCCGGGCTCCGGAGGCTCCGCCCCCTCCAGGCTCCGCCCCTGG atgggcccaggcgtccgggcccctcccCCGGGGCGCCGCCCCCCGCTGCCAAATAAAGAGCCATGGAGCGCCGCCCCGCCTGCCACATTctgcgccgccccgccccccccgcctTCCCATTGGCCCGTGCGCGGGCACCGCGGCGCCTCATTGgtccgccccgcccctccccgtTCGCCCTCaacgcggggggggggggagggggctgaaCCATGCGTCcaggcgcgggggggggggggggagagagagggcgGGGGCGTAA
- the TINF2 gene encoding TERF1-interacting nuclear factor 2 isoform X3, whose protein sequence is MGGSDVSPTVALRLALAGAWHAVRGRSLGQFPRVLGLLDAVGRAAPGAVRYRHGARLRLGLQAAVVMQMLREAQPDGKVLDAVDSFFPEGEAPGAGHGHASPRDLAMVAEAQESFRELVLALLGDRGRRAAYLQGAAGREYGEPFLRALERLLFEYLRRLEGALPPPDLRQLQEAVRRHAPPGPRPRDLPILSRYLADMGYAHCGPLPRPLSSAPPPPPRTPGSLRREPPRRVPSRPGLRRLRPLQAPPLDFVGDVIGDVIGDASRRRKAKALPLPRRALPPPDGPRRPGPSPGAPPPAAK, encoded by the exons ATGGGCGGAAGTGACGTCAG ccccaccgTGGCGCTGCGGCTGGCGCTGGCGGGGGCGTGGCACGCGGTGCGGGGGCGGAGCCTGGGCCAGTTCCCCCGGGTGCTGGGGCTCCTCGACGCcgtggggcgggcggcgccgggggccgtgCGCTACCGCCATGGCGCCCGCCTCCGCCTGGGCCTCCAGGCCGCC GTGGTGATGCAGATGCTGCGGGAGGCGCAGCCCGACGGGAAGGTGCTGGACGCCGTCGACTCCTTCTTCCCCGAGGGCGAGGCGCCGGGGGCGGGCCACGGCCACGCC AGCCCGCGGGACCTGGCGATGGTGGCGGAGGCGCAGGAGAGCTTCCGGGAACTGGTGCTGGCGTTACTGGGGGaccggggccggcgggcggcctACCTGCAG GGCGCGGCGGGCCGCGAGTACGGCGAGCCCTTCCTGCGGGCCCTCGAGCGCCTGCTCTTCGAGTACCTGCGGCGGCTGGAGGGCGCCCTGCCCCCCCCCGACCTGCGCCAG CTGCAGGAGGCCGTCCGGCGCCAcgccccgccggggccccgcccccgggACCTGCCAATCCTGAGCCGTTACCTGGCCGACATGGGCTACGCCCACTGCG GCCCTTTGCCCCGCCCCTTGagctccgccccgccgccgcctccccggacgcctgggtccctccgccgggagccgccccgCCG GGTCCCATCCCGCCCCGGGCTCCGGAGGCTCCGCCCCCTCCAGGCTCCGCCCCTGG acTTCGTCGGTGATGTCATCGGTGACGTCATCGGCGACGCGTCGCGCCGCCGGAAG GCCAAGGCCCtgcccctcccccgccgcgcccTGCCCCCGCCCG atgggcccaggcgtccgggcccctcccCCGGGGCGCCGCCCCCCGCTGCCAAATAA
- the TINF2 gene encoding TERF1-interacting nuclear factor 2 isoform X5 gives MGGSDVSPTVALRLALAGAWHAVRGRSLGQFPRVLGLLDAVGRAAPGAVRYRHGARLRLGLQAAVVMQMLREAQPDGKVLDAVDSFFPEGEAPGAGHGHASPRDLAMVAEAQESFRELVLALLGDRGRRAAYLQCLAGRGGPRVRRALPAGPRAPALRVPAAAGGRPAPPRPAPAAGGRPAPRPAGAPPPGPANPEPLPGRHGLRPLRPFAPPLELRPAAASPDAWVPPPGAAPPGPIPPRAPEAPPPPGSAPGLRR, from the exons ATGGGCGGAAGTGACGTCAG ccccaccgTGGCGCTGCGGCTGGCGCTGGCGGGGGCGTGGCACGCGGTGCGGGGGCGGAGCCTGGGCCAGTTCCCCCGGGTGCTGGGGCTCCTCGACGCcgtggggcgggcggcgccgggggccgtgCGCTACCGCCATGGCGCCCGCCTCCGCCTGGGCCTCCAGGCCGCC GTGGTGATGCAGATGCTGCGGGAGGCGCAGCCCGACGGGAAGGTGCTGGACGCCGTCGACTCCTTCTTCCCCGAGGGCGAGGCGCCGGGGGCGGGCCACGGCCACGCC AGCCCGCGGGACCTGGCGATGGTGGCGGAGGCGCAGGAGAGCTTCCGGGAACTGGTGCTGGCGTTACTGGGGGaccggggccggcgggcggcctACCTGCAG tgcctcgCAGGGCGCGGCGGGCCGCGAGTACGGCGAGCCCTTCCTGCGGGCCCTCGAGCGCCTGCTCTTCGAGTACCTGCGGCGGCTGGAGGGCGCCCTGCCCCCCCCCGACCTGCGCCAG CTGCAGGAGGCCGTCCGGCGCCAcgccccgccggggccccgcccccgggACCTGCCAATCCTGAGCCGTTACCTGGCCGACATGGGCTACGCCCACTGCG GCCCTTTGCCCCGCCCCTTGagctccgccccgccgccgcctccccggacgcctgggtccctccgccgggagccgccccgCCG GGTCCCATCCCGCCCCGGGCTCCGGAGGCTCCGCCCCCTCCAGGCTCCGCCCCTGG acTTCGTCGGTGA